One genomic window of Pyrobaculum sp. 3827-6 includes the following:
- a CDS encoding nucleotidyltransferase, translating to MRLDKYKTALEKVAKSLNEKGVEHVLIGSAILPFLYNIDYDPRDLDIFVINKSTVLDNELFEEIAEENDWDMGTSDHGTIYYELIVGGETVRVDLLENILDIYIPPELLADLREVDVDGVRVRAIGLEQLLVLKAKIATKEAEDFINEVARYVLERGIKLDYDKIRKYAGAYPEDAEGILKRLRRNGIYVE from the coding sequence ATGCGTCTTGACAAATACAAAACCGCGCTTGAAAAGGTGGCGAAGAGTCTGAATGAGAAAGGCGTCGAGCACGTGTTGATCGGAAGCGCGATCTTGCCCTTTCTCTATAATATAGACTACGACCCCAGGGACTTGGATATTTTTGTAATTAACAAATCCACAGTGTTGGATAACGAGCTGTTTGAGGAAATTGCCGAGGAAAACGACTGGGATATGGGCACCTCTGACCACGGCACTATATACTACGAGTTGATAGTGGGTGGGGAGACCGTAAGGGTAGATCTGCTGGAGAATATCCTAGACATATATATACCGCCGGAGCTTTTGGCAGACCTCAGAGAGGTCGATGTCGATGGCGTCAGGGTTAGGGCTATCGGGCTGGAGCAACTCCTCGTCTTGAAGGCCAAGATAGCGACTAAGGAGGCTGAGGATTTCATAAACGAGGTGGCTAGGTACGTGCTGGAGCGCGGCATCAAGCTCGACTACGACAAGATAAGGAAATACGCCGGTGCGTATCCTGAAGACGCCGAGGGTATTTTGAAGAGGCTTAGGAGAAACGGGATCTACGTAGAATAA